A single genomic interval of Alistipes sp. ZOR0009 harbors:
- a CDS encoding ABC-F family ATP-binding cassette domain-containing protein, with protein sequence MITVSNLAIQFGKRILFQDVNLKFTPGNCYGIIGANGAGKSTFLRMISGDQDSTRGKIELGPGERLSVLKQDHFEFDEFTVLDTVLMGHTVLWGIMKEKDAIYAKPDFSEEDGIRASELEEKFGEMDGWNAESDAASLLSGLGIKEDKHFKLMKELSGKEKVKVLLAQALFGKPDNLLLDEPTNDLDLETVMWLENYLSNFDNTLLVVSHDRHFLDSVCTHVVDIDFGKVKLFPGNYSFWYESSQLALRQQANQNKKAEERKKELLEFIQRFSANVAKSKQTTSRKKMLEKLNVEEIQPSTRRYPGIIFTPERETGNSILEVRDINKVADDGTVLLKDVSFTVEKDEKIVFLSKNPLAMTALFEILNGHLQPDAGSFDWGITITTAYLPLENSEFFENNMNLVEWLGQYSSDTSESFLRGYLGKMLFSGEEIYKKSNVLSGGEKMRCMISRMMLRNANVMILDNPTNHLDLESIQAFNNTLTNFKGNVLMSSHDHEFIQTVCNRIIELTPNGIIDKQMDYDDYITSDKIKELRDSMYQ encoded by the coding sequence ATGATTACAGTCTCTAATTTGGCCATTCAGTTTGGTAAACGCATTCTTTTTCAAGACGTAAATCTTAAGTTCACCCCCGGAAACTGCTACGGGATAATTGGCGCCAACGGTGCTGGTAAGTCCACCTTTCTTCGTATGATTAGCGGCGATCAGGACTCCACTCGTGGTAAAATCGAGCTTGGACCTGGCGAGCGCCTTTCGGTACTTAAGCAGGATCACTTTGAATTTGACGAATTCACCGTACTCGATACGGTTCTTATGGGGCATACCGTTCTCTGGGGTATCATGAAGGAGAAGGATGCCATATATGCAAAGCCCGATTTCTCGGAAGAGGATGGCATTCGTGCCTCTGAGCTGGAGGAGAAGTTCGGCGAAATGGACGGATGGAACGCCGAGAGCGATGCCGCATCGCTGCTTAGCGGCCTAGGCATTAAGGAGGATAAGCACTTTAAGCTTATGAAGGAGCTGAGCGGTAAGGAAAAAGTGAAGGTGCTGCTGGCGCAAGCGCTGTTCGGCAAGCCCGACAACCTGCTGCTCGATGAGCCTACCAACGACCTCGACCTCGAAACCGTAATGTGGCTCGAAAACTACCTCTCCAACTTCGACAACACCCTGCTGGTGGTATCGCACGACCGACACTTCCTCGACTCGGTGTGTACCCACGTTGTGGACATCGACTTTGGTAAGGTGAAGCTATTCCCCGGTAACTACAGCTTCTGGTACGAAAGTAGCCAGCTGGCCCTTCGCCAGCAGGCCAACCAAAATAAGAAGGCCGAAGAGCGCAAGAAGGAGCTCCTCGAGTTCATCCAGCGCTTTAGCGCCAACGTGGCTAAGAGTAAGCAAACGACCAGCCGTAAGAAGATGCTCGAAAAGCTTAACGTGGAGGAGATCCAGCCATCTACCCGCCGCTACCCCGGTATCATCTTTACCCCCGAGCGCGAAACTGGGAACTCCATCCTTGAGGTGCGCGACATCAACAAGGTGGCCGACGATGGTACCGTGCTGCTAAAGGATGTATCCTTTACGGTGGAGAAGGACGAAAAGATCGTATTCCTATCGAAGAATCCGCTGGCGATGACCGCCCTATTCGAAATTCTGAATGGGCACCTGCAGCCAGATGCTGGCTCGTTCGACTGGGGTATCACCATTACCACGGCCTACCTGCCGCTCGAAAATAGCGAGTTCTTCGAAAATAACATGAACCTGGTGGAGTGGCTTGGCCAGTACTCTTCGGATACCAGCGAGAGCTTCCTACGTGGATACCTCGGTAAGATGCTCTTCTCGGGCGAGGAGATTTACAAGAAGTCGAACGTGCTTTCGGGAGGCGAAAAAATGCGCTGCATGATCTCGCGCATGATGCTCCGAAACGCCAACGTGATGATCTTGGACAACCCAACCAACCACCTCGACTTGGAGTCGATCCAGGCCTTCAACAACACCCTTACCAACTTTAAGGGTAACGTGCTGATGTCCTCGCATGACCACGAGTTTATTCAAACGGTATGTAACCGTATCATCGAGCTTACGCCAAACGGCATTATCGATAAGCAGATGGACTACGACGACTACATCACCAGCGACAAGATTAAGGAGCTACGCGATAGCATGTACCAATAG
- a CDS encoding helix-turn-helix domain-containing protein, with the protein MLKLNISRVLALKGIDNAYSFLKAHGYKHNKAYHLSRSLTQKIDLSNLEEICLSLNCTPNDLFEWTPSKPNTDIEGHALQSIRRKDAAVGLVKLVQGLPVEQMDEIEKLILERMRKTKVQEG; encoded by the coding sequence ATGCTGAAGCTAAACATCTCGCGCGTGCTTGCCCTAAAAGGGATCGATAACGCCTACTCCTTCCTGAAGGCGCATGGCTACAAGCACAACAAGGCCTACCATCTATCCCGAAGCCTCACCCAAAAGATTGACTTGAGCAACCTGGAGGAGATATGCCTAAGCCTAAACTGCACGCCCAACGATCTCTTTGAGTGGACGCCATCGAAGCCCAACACCGATATTGAAGGGCACGCGCTGCAATCCATTCGGCGCAAGGATGCCGCCGTTGGGCTCGTGAAGCTGGTACAGGGGCTGCCGGTTGAGCAGATGGACGAGATTGAAAAGCTGATTTTGGAGCGAATGAGGAAAACAAAGGTGCAGGAAGGTTAG
- a CDS encoding aminotransferase class I/II-fold pyridoxal phosphate-dependent enzyme, which translates to MRQTPIDFNTVNRLKTESGIAGIGKASIRELVKLVGQIEAATSSSFVRMEMGVPGLKTPSVAIDAEIEALRSGVASIYPSIEGIPSLKTELSRFVKNFLDIEVAEEGCIPTVGSMQGGMAAFMVTSRYDKDRDTILFIDPGFPVQKTQLKMLGISYESFDVYNYRGEKLRAKLEEYLQQGNISSILYSNPNNPSWVCFTEKELQIIGELATKYDAIIIEDLAYFAMDFRKDMSVPGKPAFQPTVAKYTDNYMLLVSGSKAFSYAGQRIGSMIISNALFKRQFPDLKRYFMNDIFGKAVIFGPIYGLSSGVAHSVQYGFAALLKAVNDGKYNFVSDVKVYGERAKVLKRIFTENGFEIVYDRDEDQILADGFYFTVNYPSFTGEELVEELLYYGVSAISLSTTGSDKEGIRACVSQVKPEQFEVLRERLEVFHAHHQANKKIKPASLV; encoded by the coding sequence ATGAGACAAACACCTATTGACTTTAATACGGTAAATCGATTGAAGACGGAATCGGGGATTGCTGGTATTGGAAAAGCCTCTATACGTGAATTGGTTAAGTTGGTTGGCCAGATAGAGGCTGCAACTAGCTCTAGCTTTGTGCGAATGGAGATGGGAGTTCCTGGGTTAAAGACCCCGTCGGTTGCAATTGATGCCGAAATTGAAGCTTTAAGAAGTGGTGTTGCCTCAATCTACCCTTCTATAGAAGGTATTCCCTCCCTAAAAACCGAACTTTCGCGTTTTGTTAAGAATTTTCTGGATATTGAAGTGGCAGAGGAGGGGTGTATTCCGACGGTAGGCTCAATGCAGGGTGGAATGGCCGCCTTTATGGTTACTAGCCGATACGATAAAGATCGCGATACGATTCTTTTTATCGATCCCGGATTTCCTGTTCAGAAAACTCAGCTTAAGATGCTGGGGATAAGCTATGAGTCGTTTGATGTATACAACTATAGGGGTGAAAAGCTGCGTGCTAAGCTGGAGGAGTACCTTCAACAGGGCAATATCTCAAGCATTCTCTACTCTAATCCGAACAATCCCTCGTGGGTTTGCTTTACCGAAAAGGAGCTGCAGATTATCGGAGAGCTTGCCACAAAGTACGATGCTATCATAATTGAAGATTTAGCCTACTTTGCAATGGACTTTAGAAAAGATATGTCGGTGCCCGGGAAACCCGCATTTCAGCCTACGGTTGCAAAGTATACCGATAACTACATGCTTCTGGTTTCTGGGTCAAAAGCTTTTAGCTACGCAGGACAACGTATCGGAAGTATGATTATTTCTAACGCTTTGTTTAAACGTCAGTTTCCCGACTTGAAGCGTTATTTCATGAACGATATTTTTGGGAAGGCCGTAATATTCGGACCAATTTATGGCTTATCTTCAGGTGTTGCTCATTCGGTACAGTACGGTTTTGCGGCCTTGCTTAAGGCTGTAAACGACGGAAAGTATAACTTTGTAAGCGATGTGAAGGTTTACGGAGAGCGAGCAAAAGTGCTGAAGAGGATCTTTACCGAAAATGGATTTGAGATCGTTTATGATAGGGATGAAGATCAAATTTTGGCTGATGGATTCTATTTTACCGTAAACTACCCTTCTTTTACAGGCGAAGAGCTGGTGGAAGAGCTGCTGTACTATGGTGTAAGCGCTATTTCGCTAAGTACTACGGGGAGTGATAAAGAGGGGATCAGAGCTTGCGTATCGCAGGTTAAGCCCGAACAGTTTGAGGTACTAAGAGAGCGATTGGAGGTTTTCCACGCGCATCATCAGGCGAATAAAAAAATTAAGCCGGCATCATTAGTTTAA
- a CDS encoding 4Fe-4S binding protein encodes MAKIRGAIVVDAEKCKGCSLCVVACPTKTIGLAHEVNGKGYNFARMVNPESCIGCSNCALVCPDSVITVYKVKLEA; translated from the coding sequence ATGGCAAAAATTAGAGGAGCGATAGTTGTTGACGCCGAAAAGTGCAAAGGGTGTTCTCTTTGCGTGGTTGCTTGTCCAACTAAAACCATTGGCCTTGCGCATGAGGTGAATGGCAAAGGCTATAACTTTGCTCGAATGGTGAATCCCGAGAGTTGTATAGGATGTTCTAACTGCGCATTAGTTTGTCCTGATAGTGTAATTACTGTGTACAAGGTCAAACTAGAGGCCTAA
- a CDS encoding 3-methyl-2-oxobutanoate dehydrogenase subunit VorB gives MKELRLMKGNEAIAEAAIRCGCDGYFGYPITPQSEIMETLMVRKPWEETGMVVLQAESETSSINMLYGGAATGKKVMTSSSSPGVSLMCEGLTYLAGAELPCLVVNVSRGGPGLGTIQPAQSDYFQAVKGGGHGDYHLIVLAPASVQEMYDFVDLAFELAFKYRNPAMILADGVIGQMMEKVYLSEFKPRWTKEEIVKLNGEWACVGKPASRERHISTSLELESERQEKFNHKLQAKYNVIKENEVRFEEMMCEDADYIIIAYGSSARISSKAVELCRAEGIKVGMLRPITLYPFPTQQIISHLSHAKGMLAVEMSAGQMVEDVRLAVNGKIPVHHFGRYGGIVPSPNEVVDAIKANFLGGK, from the coding sequence ATGAAAGAGCTAAGACTAATGAAGGGAAATGAGGCTATCGCTGAAGCTGCGATTCGTTGTGGCTGCGATGGCTATTTTGGATACCCAATTACCCCTCAATCGGAAATTATGGAAACTCTTATGGTTCGTAAGCCATGGGAGGAAACAGGGATGGTTGTTTTGCAGGCCGAAAGCGAAACGTCATCAATAAACATGCTGTACGGTGGAGCAGCAACCGGAAAAAAAGTGATGACCTCATCTTCATCTCCAGGGGTGAGCTTGATGTGCGAAGGCTTGACTTACTTGGCAGGAGCAGAGCTTCCTTGCTTGGTGGTGAACGTTTCTCGTGGAGGTCCCGGTTTAGGAACAATTCAACCTGCACAGTCTGACTACTTTCAGGCAGTTAAAGGTGGTGGACATGGCGATTACCATCTAATCGTTCTTGCCCCTGCTTCTGTTCAGGAGATGTACGACTTTGTAGACCTAGCTTTTGAGCTCGCATTTAAGTATCGTAACCCAGCTATGATTCTTGCCGATGGCGTTATCGGTCAGATGATGGAAAAGGTTTACCTAAGCGAATTTAAGCCACGTTGGACAAAGGAAGAAATTGTTAAGCTGAATGGTGAATGGGCTTGTGTTGGCAAACCAGCCAGCCGTGAGCGTCATATCTCTACCTCACTTGAGCTAGAATCTGAGCGTCAAGAAAAGTTCAACCACAAGCTTCAGGCTAAGTACAACGTAATTAAGGAGAATGAGGTTCGTTTTGAGGAAATGATGTGCGAGGATGCTGACTACATCATCATTGCATACGGTTCTTCTGCTCGTATCTCTTCTAAAGCTGTTGAACTTTGCCGTGCTGAAGGCATTAAGGTTGGTATGCTTCGTCCAATTACCTTATATCCTTTCCCAACTCAGCAAATCATTTCGCATCTTTCTCATGCAAAGGGTATGCTTGCCGTTGAGATGAGCGCAGGACAGATGGTTGAAGATGTTCGTTTGGCTGTAAACGGAAAGATTCCAGTACACCATTTTGGACGTTACGGTGGTATTGTTCCATCACCAAATGAAGTGGTTGATGCAATTAAGGCTAACTTCTTAGGAGGAAAATAG
- a CDS encoding thiamine pyrophosphate-dependent enzyme: MAEILLEDIVKPENLVYQKTKVLTDNVMHYCPGCTHGVIHKLIAEVIEEMNIQEDTIGVSPVGCSVLAYNYLDIDWLQAAHGRAPALATAAKRLNPEKHVFTYQGDGDLASIGTAEILHACNRGENIVVIFVNNAIYGMTGGQMAPTTLIGQKTATTPYGRTVELNGHPLRITELIAQLPGASFVTRQSAQTPAAVRKAKKAIRKAFENAANCKGTSFVEVVGTCNSGWKLSPVKSNQWMEENMFPFYPLGDLKDE; the protein is encoded by the coding sequence ATGGCTGAAATTTTACTAGAAGATATTGTAAAGCCAGAAAATCTGGTTTACCAAAAAACAAAAGTGCTTACTGATAATGTAATGCACTACTGCCCTGGATGTACCCACGGCGTTATTCATAAATTGATTGCTGAGGTAATTGAGGAGATGAATATTCAGGAAGATACCATTGGGGTATCACCTGTTGGATGTTCTGTGTTGGCCTACAACTACCTTGATATTGACTGGTTACAGGCTGCACACGGTCGCGCTCCTGCGTTGGCAACAGCAGCAAAGCGTCTAAACCCAGAAAAGCACGTGTTCACCTATCAGGGTGATGGAGACTTGGCTTCTATTGGTACAGCCGAAATCCTACACGCCTGCAACCGTGGTGAAAACATCGTGGTAATTTTTGTAAACAACGCTATCTACGGTATGACTGGGGGGCAAATGGCTCCAACTACGCTTATCGGACAAAAGACGGCTACGACTCCTTACGGACGTACTGTTGAGTTGAATGGACACCCATTGCGTATTACTGAACTTATTGCTCAGCTTCCAGGTGCTTCGTTTGTAACTCGTCAGAGCGCTCAAACACCAGCTGCTGTTCGTAAGGCAAAGAAGGCCATTCGTAAAGCATTCGAAAATGCAGCTAACTGCAAGGGTACTTCTTTTGTTGAAGTTGTGGGAACATGTAACTCTGGATGGAAACTGTCTCCCGTTAAGTCTAACCAATGGATGGAGGAGAATATGTTCCCATTCTATCCGCTTGGTGATTTGAAAGACGAATAG
- a CDS encoding 2-oxoacid:acceptor oxidoreductase family protein — MKEEIIIAGFGGQGVLSMGKILAYSGIMQGQEVTWMPSYGPEMRGGTANVTVILSDDRISSPIVHEYDTAIILNQQSMDKFAANVKPGGVLIYDPNGIINHPTRTDINIYKIEAAEEAANMNNAKAFNMIVLGAFLSVKPIVKMENIRKGLEKSLPERHHHLIPMNEEAIKKGMEKVVTLNAL; from the coding sequence ATGAAAGAGGAAATCATTATAGCCGGATTTGGAGGACAAGGAGTTCTATCAATGGGCAAGATTCTTGCTTACTCTGGCATTATGCAGGGACAAGAAGTTACTTGGATGCCATCTTACGGTCCCGAAATGCGTGGTGGTACCGCTAACGTAACCGTAATACTAAGCGATGATAGGATTAGCTCCCCAATTGTACATGAGTACGATACGGCGATTATCCTAAATCAACAATCAATGGATAAGTTTGCTGCCAATGTAAAGCCTGGTGGTGTGCTTATTTACGATCCAAATGGTATAATAAACCATCCTACACGTACTGATATCAATATCTACAAGATTGAGGCTGCCGAAGAGGCTGCAAACATGAATAATGCGAAGGCATTTAACATGATTGTGCTAGGTGCTTTCTTGAGCGTTAAGCCAATTGTGAAGATGGAAAATATCCGTAAAGGTTTGGAAAAATCGCTTCCTGAGCGTCACCATCATTTAATTCCAATGAATGAGGAGGCAATCAAAAAGGGAATGGAAAAGGTAGTTACATTAAATGCTCTATAG
- a CDS encoding head GIN domain-containing protein, with product MKRILSILLILSASQLLWATKPTTKIFKTLPFEKVAITGGFEINISQCKNSALQIIGMPSVVNRIKVAVREGLLTIEMAKDRDRRLHLRNDEIPTINLYVTNLNNLQIDGYANLKSQNELKVKALSVRLSGSSKIDLALICQTFDITSGGASYIRLKGESEKVKLTMNGAGMYDGFGLNTSNTNVVINGTGKAQISAKKQLIGSINGFGAVYYKGKPTVEIKKEFGVVKRIP from the coding sequence ATGAAAAGGATACTATCCATACTGCTAATTCTGTCAGCAAGCCAGCTACTTTGGGCTACAAAACCGACTACCAAAATTTTCAAAACATTACCTTTTGAAAAGGTTGCTATTACCGGAGGGTTTGAGATTAACATCAGCCAATGTAAAAATAGCGCTCTACAAATTATCGGAATGCCATCCGTTGTAAACAGGATTAAGGTTGCCGTACGGGAAGGGCTGCTGACTATCGAAATGGCGAAAGATCGAGACCGTAGGCTTCATCTAAGAAACGATGAAATTCCAACAATAAACCTCTACGTAACCAACCTAAACAACCTCCAGATTGACGGGTATGCCAACCTAAAATCGCAAAACGAGCTGAAAGTAAAAGCGCTATCCGTAAGGTTGAGCGGCTCTAGTAAAATTGATTTAGCTTTAATCTGTCAAACCTTTGATATAACATCGGGAGGTGCCTCCTATATAAGGCTAAAAGGGGAAAGTGAGAAAGTCAAGCTTACGATGAATGGAGCCGGAATGTACGACGGATTTGGCCTAAACACGAGCAATACAAACGTCGTTATCAACGGAACAGGAAAAGCCCAGATAAGCGCAAAAAAGCAGCTTATTGGCAGCATTAATGGGTTTGGAGCAGTTTACTATAAAGGAAAACCCACCGTCGAGATCAAAAAAGAATTCGGAGTTGTGAAAAGAATACCTTAA
- a CDS encoding MFS transporter — MGQATKANKLAALPIFFAFLCMGFGDVVGPLTSQVQEAFKLSNFAAGLLTFMGFIMFGLLSIPMGLIQDRIGKKKVLIYGLVIALVGLILPIIGQFSSFVILLVSILLLGAGATCLQVAGNPIMRDVSPEGKYSRNLSLGQFVKAIGSLSGSLIPLVAGRYFGLDWKVLFPIYAVLIALTIVYILLTKVEEKKSDENAKPATLSSCLSLLTNGYILAMVMGIFLYVGAEVSMSSKLPNYLADVFNYDITKLGLLGTLFFFISVMAGRFFGSIILNWMSPKKFLVLTTILSIAGNLLLFIAPSEMVAFIAIFIVGFGFANIFPLIFSITVDSLPEKANEISGLMVTAIIGGAFVPLAFGVVADMTNNIVAGFAVPLVCLLYILAIAFNKRKA; from the coding sequence ATGGGACAAGCCACTAAGGCAAACAAACTTGCAGCTCTTCCGATCTTTTTTGCATTCCTGTGCATGGGATTTGGAGATGTTGTAGGGCCGCTAACAAGCCAAGTTCAAGAAGCATTTAAACTATCAAATTTCGCAGCAGGTCTACTAACCTTTATGGGTTTTATCATGTTTGGTCTGCTTTCAATTCCAATGGGTCTTATCCAAGATAGAATTGGGAAGAAGAAGGTTCTAATCTACGGATTGGTAATCGCCCTAGTAGGGCTTATCCTTCCTATTATCGGACAGTTCTCTAGCTTTGTAATTCTGCTAGTTTCTATCCTGCTTTTAGGTGCAGGAGCAACCTGCCTTCAGGTAGCTGGAAATCCTATCATGCGAGATGTATCGCCAGAAGGAAAGTATTCGCGCAACCTTTCTCTTGGACAGTTTGTAAAGGCTATCGGTTCTCTATCTGGATCGCTCATCCCTCTAGTTGCTGGCCGCTACTTTGGATTAGACTGGAAAGTTCTTTTCCCAATTTATGCCGTACTTATAGCACTAACCATCGTGTATATCCTTCTCACTAAGGTGGAAGAAAAAAAGAGTGATGAAAATGCAAAACCAGCAACTCTAAGTTCTTGCTTGTCTCTTCTTACTAACGGATACATACTTGCAATGGTAATGGGGATCTTCCTTTACGTGGGTGCTGAAGTTTCAATGTCATCTAAGCTACCGAACTACCTAGCAGATGTATTTAACTACGACATTACCAAATTAGGACTTCTGGGAACCCTATTTTTCTTTATTTCTGTAATGGCTGGCCGCTTCTTTGGCTCTATCATTCTAAACTGGATGTCTCCAAAGAAATTTTTAGTACTTACCACCATTTTATCTATTGCAGGAAACCTGCTGCTATTCATTGCCCCAAGCGAGATGGTTGCATTTATTGCCATTTTCATTGTTGGATTTGGATTTGCAAACATCTTCCCGCTTATTTTCTCCATTACCGTAGACTCACTACCCGAAAAGGCAAATGAAATCTCAGGGCTTATGGTTACCGCAATTATAGGTGGAGCATTTGTTCCGTTGGCATTTGGAGTGGTAGCAGATATGACAAACAATATTGTAGCCGGATTCGCGGTTCCTCTAGTTTGCCTCCTTTACATCTTGGCTATCGCATTCAACAAAAGAAAAGCCTAA
- the trmD gene encoding tRNA (guanosine(37)-N1)-methyltransferase TrmD yields MRIDILTIHPELLESPFNHSIIKRAKQKELVEIHIHNIRDYSTDKHKSVDDYAFGGDAGMVMTCDPIFRCIEKLKNERTYDEVIYVTPDGQTLKQGISNRIATLDNIIILCGHYKGVDHRIREHVVTMELSIGDFVLSGGELAAAVIVDSVVRIVPGVISDETSALTDSFQDGLLAPPVYTRPAVYNGWEVPQVLMSGNFKEISKWQEEQAYERTKRLRPDLLDE; encoded by the coding sequence ATGAGAATTGACATTCTAACCATTCATCCAGAACTTCTCGAAAGTCCCTTCAACCATTCCATCATAAAAAGGGCAAAGCAGAAGGAGTTGGTAGAAATACACATACATAACATCCGCGACTACAGCACCGATAAGCACAAGAGTGTGGACGATTACGCATTTGGTGGCGATGCAGGAATGGTTATGACATGCGATCCGATTTTTCGCTGCATCGAAAAACTAAAAAACGAACGAACCTACGACGAGGTAATCTACGTAACACCCGATGGGCAAACCCTAAAGCAAGGCATCTCCAACCGCATTGCCACTTTAGATAATATTATCATACTCTGCGGTCACTACAAAGGTGTCGACCACCGTATTCGTGAACATGTAGTTACAATGGAGCTTTCTATTGGCGATTTTGTACTTTCGGGAGGAGAACTCGCGGCGGCTGTTATTGTAGATAGCGTTGTACGCATCGTTCCAGGCGTTATATCCGATGAAACCTCAGCCCTAACCGACTCCTTTCAGGACGGGCTTTTAGCACCTCCTGTATATACACGCCCTGCCGTTTACAACGGATGGGAAGTACCTCAAGTTCTAATGTCTGGAAATTTTAAGGAAATATCCAAATGGCAGGAAGAACAAGCCTATGAGCGAACAAAACGCCTAAGACCAGATCTTCTTGATGAATAG